A single region of the Kryptolebias marmoratus isolate JLee-2015 linkage group LG10, ASM164957v2, whole genome shotgun sequence genome encodes:
- the LOC108234004 gene encoding adhesion G-protein coupled receptor G2 isoform X2 has translation MMTVLAINHRRMFIVNIVTLLCGILHQNYCCETIDTENSSQLKDILFITANNLTDNTTFPSELVWHRESGIKLCFNILANKTNAGCCCGAHFDCTINTSQHGIGKYDLTVKRTTLINHDIVVLRNPAHNFSCMPSQFYSSSGLILQLDKCLNTSGKNIRLSEEDIPRENGSTDSKACEAYLHYVIDCGDKICAKNVSKVSGPTITPTTASVDTSVTTSITMSPETTETATSKTTGTASSQTTETATSQTTGTATSQTTETTTSLATTKQPTTTTQGIEHPEITITCNISEIPKDPKGAVKVMNDLGPLVKEMGNSSTAAIKLGNITGVIAKLPAQNQISMNFGFPVNGDTNAAGRKSGMGLSRVIKIPKEAVEMAVSRDGTYAAVLLFPGMSPEEKNNFYYNNEVLGIEMGAQISNLSATVDIECSNVIKNGNNASCISWDGDDNSSVWTTEGCQTVETDDSITCRCSHLTFFAILMTPPPANISASAVKSLKQITEAGCGVSMFFLGVALFMHFLIRKNKSSDAAKILINLFIAMFFLNLCFLINKTIADLKNSAACVAIAAFLHYSMLATFTWFTMQALHLYFSLQKISEGIKYYLAKIYITGWVTPAVVVIILLGLKKYNRIVISFDDGTSEDMCWMSDSAVHFGVNIGYYAIVFIFTFTIFVITLVQIVHFGSNAAKAQERSSIKAKLFSIVGLFFILGISWAFAFFSYGPLLIPSYYVFTILNSFQGFLLFIYYYYSTKIVPETQKVPQSSNSTATENIYTK, from the exons ATGATGACCGTATTGGCCATAAATCATCGCCGGATGTTTATTGTGAACATAGTTACTCTGCTGTGTGGGATTTTGCACCAGAACTACTGTTGTGAGACAATCG ACACAGAGAACAGCTCTCAGCTCAAAGACATCCTATTTATCACAGCTAATAATCTTACTGACAACACAACTTTTCCTTCAG AGCTTGTCTGGCACAGAGAGAGTGGAATCAAACTTTGCTTTAATATCCTGGCAAACAAAACTAATGCAG GTTGTTGTTGTGGTGCACATTTTGATTGCACGATTAATACAAGTCAGCACGGCATTGGCAAATATGATCTGACTGTGAAACGAACAACTCTCATCAATCATGACATTGTGGTGCTGAGAAACCCAGCTCATAATTTCTCGTGTATGCCATCACAGTTCTACAGCTCTTCAG GTCTTATCCTACAACTTGACAAATGCCTGAATACCA GTGGGAAGAATATTAGACTGAGTGAAGAGGACATTCCCAGAGAAAATGGATCCACTGACAGTAAGGCTTGTGAAG CTTATTTGCACTATGTGATTGATTGTGGAGAcaaaatatgtgcaaaaaatgtatcaaaagtATCGGGACCAACAATAACACCGACAACAGCATCAGTGGACACATCAGTAACAACAAGCATAACAATGTCaccagaaacaacagaaacagcaaCATCAAAAACGACAGGGACAGCATCAtcacaaacaacagaaacagcaaCATCACAAACAACAGGAACAGCAACATCACAAAcgacagaaacaacaacatcacTGGCAACAACGAAACAGCCAACAACAACGACACAAGGCATTGAACACCCAGAGATAACCATCACCTGTAACATCTCAGAGATTCCTAAAGACCCGAAAGGAGCAGT AAAGGTCATGAATGATCTTGGGCCCTTAGTAAAAGAAATGGGCAATTCCAGCACAGCGGCCATCAAACTGGGCAATATTACAGGGGTGATCGCTAAACTGCCTGCACAAAATCAGATCAGCATGAACTTTGGCTTTCCAGTAAACGGGGATACGAAT GCTGCTGGAAGAAAGAGTGGAATGGGCTTGTCTAGAGTGATAAAAATTCCCAAAGAAGCCGTTGAAATGGCTGTCAGTAGAGATGGCACGTATGCTGCAGTTCTACTTTTTCCAGGAATGTCCCCG GAGGAAAAGAACAATTTCTATTACAACAATGAAGTCCTGGGAATTGAAATGGGAGCACAAATATCTAATCTGTCAGCAACTGTAGACATTGAGTGTAGTAATGTGATCAag AATGGGAACAATGCTTCTTGCATTTCATGGGATGGCGATG ATAATAGTTCAGTCTGGACCACAGAAGGTTGCCAAACAGTGGAGACTGATGACAGCATCACGTGCCGATGCTCCCATCTCACATTTTTTGCCATACTCATG ACACCCCCACCTGCAAACATCAGCGCTTCTGCTGtaaaaagtctgaaacaaaTCACTGAAGCAGGCTGTGGTGTTTCAATGTTTTTCCTGGGAGTGGCTCTCTTCATGCATTTTCTCATCAG aaaaaacaaatcgaGTGACGCTGCAAAGATCCTGATCAATCTCTTCATCGCCATGTTCTTCCTGAACCTTTGCTTCTTGATCAACAAGACGATCGCTGACCTGAAAAACTCTGCTGCATGTGTGGCGATAGCAGCGTTTCTGCACTACAGCATGCTGGCCACTTTCACCTGGTTCACCATGCAGGCTTTGCACTTGTACTTCAGTCTGCAGAAAATCTCTGAGGGCATCAAATATTACCTGGCCAAGATTTACATCACAGGATGGG TCACTCCAGCTGTGGTTGTGATCATTCTTCTtggtttaaagaaatataacaGAATTGTCATTTCGTTTGATGATGGAACATCAGAGGACAT GTGCTGGATGTCTGATTCTGCTGTCCACTTCGGGGTGAACATTGGTTACTACGCCATTGTGTTCATCTTCACTTTCACCATATTTGTAATAACTTTGGTGCAGATTGTTCACTTTGGCTCTAACGCAGCAAAAGCTCAGGAGCGCAGCTCCATTAAAGCAAAGTTATTCTCCATTGTGGGTCTTTTCTTCATTCTGGGCATCTCCTGGGCGTTTGCTTTCTTTAGTTATGGACCTCTGCTCATCCCCTCCTACTACGTCTTCACCATCCTCAACTCCTTTCAAG GTTTCTTGCTGTTCATCTATTATTACTACTCCACTAAGATCGTTCCTGAGACTCAGAAGGTGCCACAGAGCAGCAACAGCACAGCCACCGAGAACATTTATACgaaataa
- the LOC108234004 gene encoding adhesion G-protein coupled receptor G2 isoform X1, giving the protein MMTVLAINHRRMFIVNIVTLLCGILHQNYCCETIDTENSSQLKDILFITANNLTDNTTFPSELVWHRESGIKLCFNILANKTNAGCCCGAHFDCTINTSQHGIGKYDLTVKRTTLINHDIVVLRNPAHNFSCMPSQFYSSSGITDNVCAKKAVRGRHLLVKSHISFIFSYYVLISFYSNSKCIFCSAGLILQLDKCLNTSGKNIRLSEEDIPRENGSTDSKACEAYLHYVIDCGDKICAKNVSKVSGPTITPTTASVDTSVTTSITMSPETTETATSKTTGTASSQTTETATSQTTGTATSQTTETTTSLATTKQPTTTTQGIEHPEITITCNISEIPKDPKGAVKVMNDLGPLVKEMGNSSTAAIKLGNITGVIAKLPAQNQISMNFGFPVNGDTNAAGRKSGMGLSRVIKIPKEAVEMAVSRDGTYAAVLLFPGMSPEEKNNFYYNNEVLGIEMGAQISNLSATVDIECSNVIKNGNNASCISWDGDDNSSVWTTEGCQTVETDDSITCRCSHLTFFAILMTPPPANISASAVKSLKQITEAGCGVSMFFLGVALFMHFLIRKNKSSDAAKILINLFIAMFFLNLCFLINKTIADLKNSAACVAIAAFLHYSMLATFTWFTMQALHLYFSLQKISEGIKYYLAKIYITGWVTPAVVVIILLGLKKYNRIVISFDDGTSEDMCWMSDSAVHFGVNIGYYAIVFIFTFTIFVITLVQIVHFGSNAAKAQERSSIKAKLFSIVGLFFILGISWAFAFFSYGPLLIPSYYVFTILNSFQGFLLFIYYYYSTKIVPETQKVPQSSNSTATENIYTK; this is encoded by the exons ATGATGACCGTATTGGCCATAAATCATCGCCGGATGTTTATTGTGAACATAGTTACTCTGCTGTGTGGGATTTTGCACCAGAACTACTGTTGTGAGACAATCG ACACAGAGAACAGCTCTCAGCTCAAAGACATCCTATTTATCACAGCTAATAATCTTACTGACAACACAACTTTTCCTTCAG AGCTTGTCTGGCACAGAGAGAGTGGAATCAAACTTTGCTTTAATATCCTGGCAAACAAAACTAATGCAG GTTGTTGTTGTGGTGCACATTTTGATTGCACGATTAATACAAGTCAGCACGGCATTGGCAAATATGATCTGACTGTGAAACGAACAACTCTCATCAATCATGACATTGTGGTGCTGAGAAACCCAGCTCATAATTTCTCGTGTATGCCATCACAGTTCTACAGCTCTTCAGGTATTACTGACAACGTTTGTGCAAAGAAAGCAGTGAGAGGCCGCCACCTGCTGGTTAAAAGTCACATATCTTTTATCTTCTCATATTATGTATTAAtctcattttattcaaacagtaAATGCATCTTTTGTTCTGCAGGTCTTATCCTACAACTTGACAAATGCCTGAATACCA GTGGGAAGAATATTAGACTGAGTGAAGAGGACATTCCCAGAGAAAATGGATCCACTGACAGTAAGGCTTGTGAAG CTTATTTGCACTATGTGATTGATTGTGGAGAcaaaatatgtgcaaaaaatgtatcaaaagtATCGGGACCAACAATAACACCGACAACAGCATCAGTGGACACATCAGTAACAACAAGCATAACAATGTCaccagaaacaacagaaacagcaaCATCAAAAACGACAGGGACAGCATCAtcacaaacaacagaaacagcaaCATCACAAACAACAGGAACAGCAACATCACAAAcgacagaaacaacaacatcacTGGCAACAACGAAACAGCCAACAACAACGACACAAGGCATTGAACACCCAGAGATAACCATCACCTGTAACATCTCAGAGATTCCTAAAGACCCGAAAGGAGCAGT AAAGGTCATGAATGATCTTGGGCCCTTAGTAAAAGAAATGGGCAATTCCAGCACAGCGGCCATCAAACTGGGCAATATTACAGGGGTGATCGCTAAACTGCCTGCACAAAATCAGATCAGCATGAACTTTGGCTTTCCAGTAAACGGGGATACGAAT GCTGCTGGAAGAAAGAGTGGAATGGGCTTGTCTAGAGTGATAAAAATTCCCAAAGAAGCCGTTGAAATGGCTGTCAGTAGAGATGGCACGTATGCTGCAGTTCTACTTTTTCCAGGAATGTCCCCG GAGGAAAAGAACAATTTCTATTACAACAATGAAGTCCTGGGAATTGAAATGGGAGCACAAATATCTAATCTGTCAGCAACTGTAGACATTGAGTGTAGTAATGTGATCAag AATGGGAACAATGCTTCTTGCATTTCATGGGATGGCGATG ATAATAGTTCAGTCTGGACCACAGAAGGTTGCCAAACAGTGGAGACTGATGACAGCATCACGTGCCGATGCTCCCATCTCACATTTTTTGCCATACTCATG ACACCCCCACCTGCAAACATCAGCGCTTCTGCTGtaaaaagtctgaaacaaaTCACTGAAGCAGGCTGTGGTGTTTCAATGTTTTTCCTGGGAGTGGCTCTCTTCATGCATTTTCTCATCAG aaaaaacaaatcgaGTGACGCTGCAAAGATCCTGATCAATCTCTTCATCGCCATGTTCTTCCTGAACCTTTGCTTCTTGATCAACAAGACGATCGCTGACCTGAAAAACTCTGCTGCATGTGTGGCGATAGCAGCGTTTCTGCACTACAGCATGCTGGCCACTTTCACCTGGTTCACCATGCAGGCTTTGCACTTGTACTTCAGTCTGCAGAAAATCTCTGAGGGCATCAAATATTACCTGGCCAAGATTTACATCACAGGATGGG TCACTCCAGCTGTGGTTGTGATCATTCTTCTtggtttaaagaaatataacaGAATTGTCATTTCGTTTGATGATGGAACATCAGAGGACAT GTGCTGGATGTCTGATTCTGCTGTCCACTTCGGGGTGAACATTGGTTACTACGCCATTGTGTTCATCTTCACTTTCACCATATTTGTAATAACTTTGGTGCAGATTGTTCACTTTGGCTCTAACGCAGCAAAAGCTCAGGAGCGCAGCTCCATTAAAGCAAAGTTATTCTCCATTGTGGGTCTTTTCTTCATTCTGGGCATCTCCTGGGCGTTTGCTTTCTTTAGTTATGGACCTCTGCTCATCCCCTCCTACTACGTCTTCACCATCCTCAACTCCTTTCAAG GTTTCTTGCTGTTCATCTATTATTACTACTCCACTAAGATCGTTCCTGAGACTCAGAAGGTGCCACAGAGCAGCAACAGCACAGCCACCGAGAACATTTATACgaaataa